Proteins encoded within one genomic window of Couchioplanes caeruleus:
- a CDS encoding histidine phosphatase family protein, translating into MAEIVLVRHGQTEWSAARRHTSYTDLDLTPVGEQEARRAGERLKGREFAAVISSPRRRAARTAELAGLAVTETTEDLAEWHYGDYEGITSATIRETRPSWSLWTDGCPGGESPSEVGERLDRVLDRARDHLDRGDVALIAHGHCLRVAGARWIGLPPSGGGLLRLDTATLSALAFEHGNPVIGFWNAAA; encoded by the coding sequence ATGGCGGAGATCGTGCTCGTCCGGCACGGGCAGACCGAGTGGAGCGCGGCTCGCAGGCACACCTCGTACACGGACCTCGACCTCACCCCGGTGGGGGAGCAGGAGGCCCGCCGCGCGGGGGAGCGGCTGAAGGGACGCGAGTTCGCGGCGGTGATCTCCAGCCCGCGCCGCCGGGCGGCACGCACCGCCGAGCTCGCCGGGCTGGCCGTCACCGAGACGACCGAGGACCTGGCCGAGTGGCACTACGGCGACTACGAGGGCATCACGAGCGCGACCATCCGCGAGACCCGTCCCTCGTGGTCGCTCTGGACCGACGGCTGCCCCGGCGGCGAGTCGCCGTCCGAGGTGGGCGAGCGTCTCGACCGGGTGCTGGACCGGGCGCGGGACCACCTCGACCGGGGCGACGTGGCGTTGATCGCGCACGGGCACTGCCTGCGGGTGGCGGGCGCGCGGTGGATCGGCCTGCCGCCCAGCGGCGGCGGCCTGCTCCGTCTCGATACGGCGACGCTCTCGGCGCTCGCCTTCGAGCACGGCAACCCGGTCATCGGCTTCTGGAACGCCGCCGCCTGA
- a CDS encoding AraC family transcriptional regulator — translation MDALAGLLDQPRARGAFLLRSILDPPWCLRIEDRAPLSLVTMVRGTAWIVPDGDHPVRLHPGDVAIVRGPDPYTIADAPDTPVQIVIHPGQQCTTVRGEAMAEDMSLGVRTWGDSADGAAVMLSGTYEMHSEVSRRLLRVLPPLLVRPAGPAEAPLVTLLGTEIGRTEPGQEVVLDRLLDLLLVSVLRSWLADAATATPGWYRAQHDPVVGPALRLMHADPAYQWTIMNLAAKVGTSRAAFARRFTSLIGESPMKYLTDWRMDLAADLLREPDTTVAAVARQVGYGSAFALSTAFKRVRGLSPQEYRRTDAGAQTC, via the coding sequence GTGGACGCCCTCGCCGGACTGCTGGATCAGCCGCGCGCCCGTGGGGCCTTCCTGCTCCGTTCGATCCTCGACCCGCCGTGGTGCCTGCGGATCGAGGACCGGGCCCCGCTCTCGCTGGTGACCATGGTCCGCGGCACGGCGTGGATCGTCCCCGACGGCGACCACCCGGTCCGGCTGCACCCGGGCGACGTGGCCATCGTCCGCGGGCCGGACCCGTACACGATCGCCGACGCTCCGGACACGCCCGTGCAGATCGTCATCCACCCGGGACAGCAGTGCACCACCGTGCGTGGCGAGGCCATGGCGGAGGACATGAGCCTCGGCGTGCGGACCTGGGGCGACAGCGCCGATGGCGCGGCCGTCATGCTGAGCGGTACGTACGAGATGCACAGCGAGGTCAGCCGGCGTCTGCTGCGCGTCCTGCCCCCGCTGCTCGTCCGCCCCGCCGGCCCGGCGGAGGCGCCGCTCGTCACCCTGCTCGGGACCGAGATCGGCAGGACCGAGCCGGGTCAGGAGGTCGTCCTCGACCGGCTGCTGGACCTGCTCCTCGTGTCCGTGCTGCGCTCGTGGCTCGCCGACGCCGCGACCGCGACGCCGGGCTGGTACCGGGCGCAGCACGACCCGGTCGTGGGCCCGGCGCTGCGCCTGATGCACGCCGACCCGGCGTACCAGTGGACCATCATGAATCTCGCCGCCAAGGTCGGCACGTCCCGGGCGGCCTTCGCCCGCCGGTTCACCTCCCTGATCGGGGAGTCGCCGATGAAGTACCTGACGGACTGGCGCATGGACCTCGCCGCGGACCTCCTGCGCGAGCCGGACACCACCGTGGCCGCCGTCGCACGGCAGGTCGGTTACGGCAGCGCCTTCGCGCTCAGTACCGCATTCAAGCGCGTCCGGGGCTTGAGCCCGCAGGAATACCGGCGAACCGACGCCGGCGCTCAGACCTGCTGA
- a CDS encoding NmrA family NAD(P)-binding protein: MTDTSPTASGRLEPILVIGGTGKTGSRVVRRLVDAGREVRVGSRSAQPPFDWEDRTTWPAALDGVGGVYISYYPDLGFPGAVDAVAGLSELAVAAGVERLVLLSGRGEEAARAAEKVVEAAGAAWTIVRCSWFHQNFSESFFLEPVLAGEIALPVGDAGEPFVDADDIADVAVAALTEDGHAGEVYELTGPRLLTFADVAQELSAVTGREIRYTRLTREQFADMLREYGQPAQFAELFDTILDGRNAGLADGVQRALGRQPKDFAGYARATSATGVWG; the protein is encoded by the coding sequence ATGACCGATACTTCTCCCACCGCCTCCGGCCGGCTCGAGCCCATCCTCGTCATCGGCGGCACCGGCAAGACCGGCAGCCGCGTGGTGCGGCGCCTCGTGGACGCGGGTCGCGAGGTGCGCGTCGGGTCGCGCTCCGCGCAGCCCCCCTTCGACTGGGAGGACCGGACCACGTGGCCGGCAGCCCTCGACGGGGTCGGCGGCGTCTACATCTCCTACTACCCGGACCTCGGCTTCCCCGGCGCGGTGGACGCCGTCGCCGGTCTCAGCGAGCTCGCGGTGGCCGCGGGCGTCGAGCGCCTGGTGCTGCTCTCGGGCCGCGGCGAGGAGGCCGCCCGCGCCGCCGAGAAAGTGGTGGAGGCCGCCGGTGCCGCCTGGACGATCGTCCGGTGTAGCTGGTTCCACCAGAACTTCAGCGAGAGCTTCTTCCTCGAGCCCGTCCTGGCCGGCGAGATCGCGCTGCCGGTCGGCGACGCCGGCGAGCCGTTCGTGGACGCCGACGACATCGCCGACGTCGCGGTCGCGGCTCTCACCGAGGACGGCCACGCCGGTGAAGTCTACGAGCTGACCGGGCCCCGCCTGCTGACCTTCGCCGACGTCGCCCAGGAGCTCTCCGCGGTCACCGGCCGGGAGATCCGCTACACCCGGCTCACCCGCGAGCAGTTCGCGGACATGCTGCGCGAGTACGGTCAGCCGGCGCAGTTCGCCGAGCTGTTCGACACCATCCTCGACGGACGCAACGCCGGCCTCGCCGACGGCGTCCAGCGGGCCCTGGGCCGGCAGCCGAAGGACTTCGCCGGGTACGCCCGCGCGACCTCGGCCACCGGCGTCTGGGGCTGA
- a CDS encoding carboxylate-amine ligase — MTGGPTLGVEEEFLLLDPDTGENAPVVEKVLAALPDAVRAQSRLEFRHSMIEMVTPVCTELPELAGRLTDLRRAAATAATAAGAHLVAIGAIPVAEPVREPTDDRRFHAIARHYGPIAYDAAVCGCHVHVGVPDRETAVRVCTRLRPWLPVLQALTVNSPLYAGADTGHASWRSLQLARWPALGPVPAFASAADYDRTVALLVSSGAMLDDSMVLWYARPSVAYPTVEIRVADVCPAPADTVLLAALVRSLVATCLVDGGGLPVPDHLVTAAHWNAAHSGMDGTLLDLHAGTARPAWDVVADLVTAVQPALRRLGDARLVAAELDRVRDEGTGATRQRRALARGGIPAALAEVTVMP, encoded by the coding sequence GTGACCGGCGGGCCCACCCTCGGCGTCGAGGAGGAGTTCCTGCTCCTCGACCCGGACACCGGCGAGAACGCGCCCGTGGTGGAGAAGGTCCTCGCCGCGCTGCCCGACGCCGTGCGCGCGCAGAGCCGGCTGGAGTTCCGGCACAGCATGATCGAGATGGTCACCCCAGTCTGCACGGAACTGCCGGAGCTGGCCGGTCGGCTCACCGATCTGCGCCGGGCCGCGGCCACGGCGGCCACGGCGGCGGGCGCCCACCTCGTGGCGATCGGCGCCATTCCGGTCGCCGAGCCGGTGCGCGAGCCGACCGACGACCGCCGGTTCCACGCGATCGCCCGGCACTACGGCCCGATCGCGTACGACGCGGCCGTGTGCGGCTGCCACGTCCATGTCGGCGTGCCGGACCGGGAGACGGCCGTGCGCGTCTGCACTCGGCTGCGGCCCTGGCTGCCGGTGCTGCAGGCGCTGACCGTCAATTCCCCGCTCTACGCGGGCGCCGACACCGGCCACGCTAGCTGGCGCTCGCTGCAGCTCGCCCGCTGGCCGGCGCTCGGACCCGTCCCGGCCTTCGCCTCGGCCGCGGACTACGACCGCACCGTGGCCCTGCTGGTCTCGTCCGGCGCGATGCTCGACGACAGCATGGTGCTCTGGTACGCCCGCCCGTCGGTGGCCTACCCCACGGTGGAGATCCGGGTGGCCGACGTGTGCCCGGCACCCGCCGACACCGTGCTGCTGGCGGCGCTGGTCCGCTCGCTGGTGGCGACCTGCCTGGTGGACGGCGGCGGACTTCCGGTCCCGGACCATCTCGTGACGGCCGCGCACTGGAACGCGGCCCACTCGGGAATGGACGGCACGCTGCTCGACCTGCACGCCGGCACGGCCCGCCCGGCCTGGGACGTGGTCGCGGACCTGGTGACGGCGGTGCAGCCGGCGCTGCGCCGCCTCGGCGACGCGAGGCTCGTCGCGGCCGAACTGGACCGCGTGCGCGACGAGGGCACCGGCGCGACACGCCAACGCCGCGCCCTGGCGAGAGGCGGCATCCCCGCGGCCCTGGCCGAGGTGACCGTCATGCCGTAG
- a CDS encoding methyltransferase — translation MITTTAGAALRELGTALKDLGYSFTTVTPATHARVNSRPENALARDLRDIFGWSRPAPPEVLPAGIAALMDAAGVWARDGDLVRSRVRFSTYDGELYVHSAFPTTAADSVFFGPDTYRMADAAAAHLAGRDRPVRRAVDIGCGTGAGAITVAKRACDAEVLAVDINPDALSFTEVNVALAGTPGVRPCHSDLLSGVDGDFDLIVSNPPFMIDPAGRAYRDGGGPEGHELSLAILDAAADRLAPGGSLVLFSGTGIVAGQDPLREAAAARLKETGLSWTYREADPDVYGEELDGEAYAHAERIAVVVLTATRP, via the coding sequence ATGATCACGACGACTGCCGGAGCCGCCCTCCGCGAGCTGGGCACCGCCCTCAAAGACCTCGGGTACTCCTTCACCACCGTCACCCCCGCGACACACGCCCGGGTCAACAGCCGCCCCGAGAACGCGCTGGCCCGCGACCTGCGCGACATCTTCGGCTGGAGCCGCCCGGCCCCACCCGAGGTGCTGCCCGCCGGGATCGCCGCCCTGATGGACGCCGCCGGAGTGTGGGCACGCGATGGCGACCTGGTACGCAGCCGCGTGCGATTCTCCACGTACGACGGTGAGCTGTACGTGCACTCGGCCTTCCCGACCACCGCCGCGGACTCGGTCTTCTTCGGCCCGGACACCTACCGGATGGCGGACGCCGCCGCCGCGCACCTCGCCGGCCGCGACCGGCCCGTACGCCGGGCGGTGGACATCGGGTGCGGCACCGGCGCGGGCGCGATCACGGTGGCCAAGCGTGCCTGCGACGCCGAGGTCCTCGCCGTCGACATCAACCCCGACGCGCTGAGCTTCACCGAGGTCAACGTGGCGCTCGCCGGCACGCCCGGAGTACGCCCGTGCCACAGCGACCTGCTCTCCGGCGTCGACGGCGACTTCGACCTGATCGTCTCCAATCCCCCGTTCATGATCGATCCGGCCGGTCGCGCCTACCGCGACGGCGGCGGCCCGGAGGGTCACGAGCTGTCGCTCGCGATCCTCGACGCGGCCGCCGACCGGCTGGCCCCGGGCGGCTCCCTCGTGCTGTTCAGCGGCACGGGCATCGTCGCCGGCCAGGACCCGCTGCGGGAAGCGGCCGCGGCGCGCCTCAAGGAGACCGGGCTGAGCTGGACCTACCGCGAGGCGGATCCGGACGTCTACGGCGAAGAGCTCGACGGCGAGGCGTACGCGCACGCCGAGCGCATCGCCGTCGTGGTCCTCACCGCCACCCGCCCGTGA